From the genome of Cetobacterium somerae ATCC BAA-474:
ACTTGTTGCTGAATTATCAAAATAATAGTTCTTCATACTTTTCTCCTCTTAAAAAATAATAAAGAGAGGATTTCTCCTCTCTTTTATCTTAGTTTATTTTTGCAAAAACTTCAACTATATTGTATAAGTGATCCTTTATTCTTCTATAGTTATTTAAAATATCCATATATCCTGTACTTAACATCGCCGGCATTACATTTTCTGAAACATGCTCTAAATGCTCTGCTCTTGCTCTTTTATACTCTTCTTTTATAAAATTACATTTTTTTATTGTTCCTATAAATAGGTCTCTATCTCTTAACTCATAAGCTCTATTTATATCATCAAATAAATCTTCAACATTAGCATGTAATTGATTTAAAGTAGCTCTTTTATACTCACTTAATTCAATTCCATTATCTTGCATTTTTTTCATTGTCTTAGCAATTCTTAATAAGTAATCACTTACAGTTTCATACTCATCACAAGTTTGTAAATTTTCTCTAGTATCTTCAGTATTTGCATGATCTAATGTTCCATTTAAAATGTGGAAGTTTACATCTGAAATCTCTTTTTGGAATAAATCTAAAGTATCTTCTAACTTTTCTATTTTTCCAACTTGATTATCTATCTTTTCTCTACCTGAAAGAACATTATCTAATTTCATAAATATTTCTTTTATATGTGTACCCATAGTTAAAATTTCTTTTTGTGTTTGTTCAACTACTACTGATGGTGTATCTGCCATTAAAATATCTAAATGAGTTACTCTCTCTTTTGCAACTGGTGAATCTGATTTTACTACTTTACATAAGAAATCAGCTAAATATCCAGTAAATGGTATAAATAAACATACGTTTATTATGTTAAACATTGTATGAGCTGTAGCAATTGCTGCTGTTAAATTATTATCTGGATCTAAAATATGCTCTAAGAATCCTAAATAGAATCTAAATATTGTTGTTGCCCATAAAACTCCAGCAATATTAATTATTGTATGTGCATAAGCTGCTCTTTTTGCATTTGCTGTAGCATTTAAAGATGCTAATAAAGCTGTTATTGTTGTTCCTACATTTTCTCCTAGAACTAATGCTACTGCTGTTGGATAATCAATTAATCCTTGTACAGCTAGTGTTATTGTAATACCTAACGTTGCTGAAGATGATTGAACAACTGCTGTTAATAACGCTCCTACTGCTGCTGCCTTTAATACTCCAAAATATGTATCTGCTGTAAACGCATGGAAAAGTGATACGAACTCTGGTAATGATCTTAATGGTTTTAAACCATCACTCATTAATTCTAATCCAAAGAATATAAGTCCTAATCCCATAATTGCCATTGCTCTTGTTCTAGCCTTTTCACTAGTAAAGAACATTGTTGAAATAGCTGCTGCTCCAGCCATTGGAAGTCCATATTTTCCTATTTTTAAAACTAGTATCCATCCAGTTATTGTCGTTCCTATATTAGCTCCTAGTATTACTCCTAGTGCCTGCTTTAATGTTAATAATGATGCATTAACAAATCCTATTGTCATTACAGTACTTACAGATGAAGATTGAACTAGTGCTGTTACAAATACTCCCATTCCTATTGCCATAAAACGGTTTGTTGTAAGCATAGCAAGAATTTTTTTCAATCT
Proteins encoded in this window:
- a CDS encoding Na/Pi cotransporter family protein — protein: MYLDIFFKVLGGLGLFLYGMENMSKGMQKMAGERLKKILAMLTTNRFMAIGMGVFVTALVQSSSVSTVMTIGFVNASLLTLKQALGVILGANIGTTITGWILVLKIGKYGLPMAGAAAISTMFFTSEKARTRAMAIMGLGLIFFGLELMSDGLKPLRSLPEFVSLFHAFTADTYFGVLKAAAVGALLTAVVQSSSATLGITITLAVQGLIDYPTAVALVLGENVGTTITALLASLNATANAKRAAYAHTIINIAGVLWATTIFRFYLGFLEHILDPDNNLTAAIATAHTMFNIINVCLFIPFTGYLADFLCKVVKSDSPVAKERVTHLDILMADTPSVVVEQTQKEILTMGTHIKEIFMKLDNVLSGREKIDNQVGKIEKLEDTLDLFQKEISDVNFHILNGTLDHANTEDTRENLQTCDEYETVSDYLLRIAKTMKKMQDNGIELSEYKRATLNQLHANVEDLFDDINRAYELRDRDLFIGTIKKCNFIKEEYKRARAEHLEHVSENVMPAMLSTGYMDILNNYRRIKDHLYNIVEVFAKIN